From Coffea arabica cultivar ET-39 chromosome 2e, Coffea Arabica ET-39 HiFi, whole genome shotgun sequence, the proteins below share one genomic window:
- the LOC113729630 gene encoding transcription factor bHLH94-like produces MALETVVYQQDMLGYNIKDLCNYFGGGNIWGCDFDFAETFESSSFDFRQENTDEKSPLSLTVPPSENWAPNAASELESCVHKIPDDQNLQLDSSSTMSSSRPRRRRSRPKKNQEEIENQRMAHIAVERNRRKQMNEYLSLLRGLMPEGYVQKGDQASIVGGAINYVKELEQQLQFLDGQSHMNRSYDCGPSSLISSSSSPFSEFFTYPQYSATMTSSENAFTITNLMSDPSSTRGNRLAAADIEVTMVENHANLKVRSRKRPKLLMKMVSGLQSLRLTILHLNVTTADQIVLYSISLKVEDDCRLTTVDEIAAAVNKMLRRILEEAAVFTG; encoded by the exons ATGGCCCTAGAAACGGTGGTCTATCAACAAGATATGCTTGGATACAATATCAAAGACTTGTGCAACTATTTTGGCGGTGGCAACATTTGGGGCTGTGATTTTGATTTTGCAGAGACATTTGAGAGCAGTTCTTTTGACTTTCGTCAAGAGAATACAGATGAAAAGTCTCCACTTTCTCTAACCGTTCCACCATCCGAGAATTGGGCTCCAAATGCAGCATCCGAGCTGGAAAGTTGTGTTCACAAAATCCCTGATGATCAGAACCTGCAGCTCGATTCCTCCAGCACCATGTCAAGTTCTAGACCAAGAAGACGGCGGTCAAGGCCTAAAAAGAACCAGGAAGAGATTGAAAACCAAAGAATGGCTCACATTGCAGTTGAAAGAAATCGCAGGAAACAAATGAATGAGTATCTTTCCTTGCTCCGCGGCCTAATGCCTGAGGGCTATGTTCAAAAG GGTGATCAAGCATCAATAGTTGGCGGGGCGATTAATTATGTTAAAGAGCTTGAGCAACAGTTGCAGTTTCTTGATGGTCAAAGTCATATGAATCGGAGCTATGATTGTGGACCATCTTCATTgatatcatcatcatcttctccATTTTCTGAGTTCTTCACCTATCCACAGTACTCAGCTACTATGACTAGCTCTGAAAATGCCTTTACCATAACAAATCTGATGAGTGATCCCTCTTCAACTCGAGGAAACCGTTTAGCAGCGGCTGATATTGAAGTCACAATGGTTGAAAATCATGCCAACCTCAAAGTAAGATCAAGAAAGAGGCCCAAACTGCTGATGAAAATGGTTTCTGGGCTACAAAGCCTCAGACTTACCATCCTCCATCTCAATGTCACAACTGCTGATCAAATTGTCCTTTATTCTATCAGTCTGAAG GTAGAAGACGACTGCAGATTGACTACTGTGGATGAAATTGCCGCTGCCGTGAACAAGATGTTAAGAAGAATCCTGGAAGAGGCTGCCGTCTTTACCGGATAA